The following proteins are co-located in the Sporolactobacillus pectinivorans genome:
- the sigF gene encoding RNA polymerase sporulation sigma factor SigF produces the protein MELDHKIGAREQLLDDKEVKQLIKRSQSGDHDARDRLVQKNMRLVWSVVQRFVNRGYEPDDLFQIGCIGLLKSVDKFDLKFDVKFSTYAVPMIIGEIQRFIRDDGAVKVSRSLKETGIKVRKKRDELSKKLGRNPTIHELADALELSPEEIVLSQEAIRAPSSIHETVFENDGDPITILDQISDGESGNWFDKMVIREAVEQLDDREKLIVYLRYFKDQTQTEVAARLGISQVQVSRLEKKILEEIKSQMAE, from the coding sequence ATGGAGCTTGATCATAAAATTGGAGCAAGAGAGCAGTTGCTTGATGACAAAGAGGTAAAACAGCTGATAAAGCGCAGCCAGTCCGGTGATCACGATGCGCGGGACCGCCTGGTACAGAAGAACATGAGGCTTGTATGGTCTGTCGTCCAGCGTTTCGTCAACCGGGGGTATGAACCGGACGATTTGTTCCAGATTGGCTGTATCGGACTGCTCAAATCTGTTGATAAATTTGATCTGAAGTTTGATGTGAAGTTTTCGACTTATGCTGTTCCGATGATCATCGGCGAGATTCAACGGTTTATCCGTGACGACGGTGCAGTGAAAGTCAGCCGTTCATTGAAGGAAACGGGAATCAAGGTCAGGAAGAAGAGGGATGAACTGTCGAAAAAACTTGGCAGGAATCCGACAATCCATGAACTGGCAGATGCTCTTGAACTCTCACCTGAAGAAATTGTTCTTTCGCAGGAAGCTATCCGGGCGCCCTCCTCAATCCATGAAACGGTTTTTGAGAATGATGGTGATCCGATCACCATCCTCGATCAGATCTCTGATGGAGAAAGCGGAAACTGGTTTGATAAAATGGTGATTCGCGAAGCTGTGGAGCAACTCGATGACCGCGAAAAACTGATCGTTTATCTGCGGTATTTCAAAGATCAGACACAAACTGAAGTTGCCGCCCGGCTGGGTATTTCCCAAGTTCAGGTCTCGCGGCTGGAAAAGAAGATCCTTGAAGAAATCAAAAGCCAGATGGCTGAATAA
- the spoVAC gene encoding stage V sporulation protein AC, whose amino-acid sequence MLNDPKNYSKNIKPFQPKVPYISNCVRAFLAGGLICLAGQFIQAFYISFFHFTKQSAGNPTVATLILLSALMTGFGVYDKIARFAGAGSIVPVTGFANSITSAALEHKSEGVVLGIATNMFSLAGEVIVFGVVSAAVLGVVRLFIEQVF is encoded by the coding sequence ATGCTTAATGATCCGAAAAACTACAGTAAAAATATTAAACCTTTTCAGCCCAAAGTTCCCTACATATCAAATTGTGTCCGTGCCTTTCTTGCGGGCGGGCTGATTTGCCTGGCCGGCCAGTTTATTCAGGCTTTTTATATCTCGTTTTTCCATTTTACCAAACAGTCAGCCGGCAATCCGACAGTGGCAACGCTTATTCTCCTTTCAGCCTTGATGACGGGATTTGGCGTTTATGATAAAATCGCCCGTTTCGCCGGTGCCGGATCCATCGTGCCAGTCACAGGGTTTGCTAATTCGATTACAAGTGCTGCTCTGGAGCATAAAAGCGAAGGCGTTGTTCTGGGCATTGCCACCAACATGTTCTCGCTGGCCGGGGAAGTCATCGTGTTTGGCGTTGTCTCTGCAGCTGTGCTTGGCGTTGTCCGGCTCTTCATCGAGCAGGTATTCTGA